One Qiania dongpingensis genomic window carries:
- a CDS encoding AAA family ATPase, whose translation MSITYLKSFQFPSEGMEWRFFMGVRRSCYNSFYPFQVLSQRGLEKIEFEPVTILYGGNGSGKSTALNIVADKVGAVREAAYNKSNFYPDYINLCEMERISEPPENLRIITSDDVFDYMLNIRNLNEGIHQKREDLFKEYLESKYSDFQFHSLEDYEKLRKVNLSRSRSQSIFVRKQLMDNVREYSNGESAFRYFTEKIEKNGLYILDEPENSLSPERQMELMAFLEDSARFFQCQFILSTHSPFLLSMRGAKIYDLDEKPVKVKRWTELKNVKAYYEFFEAHRNEFRKERNI comes from the coding sequence ATGAGCATTACCTATTTAAAATCGTTCCAGTTTCCCAGCGAAGGTATGGAATGGAGGTTTTTCATGGGCGTTCGGAGGAGCTGTTACAATTCTTTTTATCCGTTTCAGGTTTTGTCACAGCGGGGTTTGGAAAAAATAGAGTTTGAACCGGTCACGATTCTGTATGGAGGAAACGGTTCCGGAAAATCGACGGCTCTTAATATTGTCGCGGACAAAGTGGGGGCGGTACGGGAAGCAGCTTATAATAAATCAAATTTTTATCCGGATTACATAAATTTGTGTGAAATGGAACGGATCTCAGAACCGCCGGAAAACTTAAGGATAATCACCAGCGACGACGTGTTTGATTATATGCTGAATATCAGGAATCTGAATGAGGGAATCCATCAAAAGCGGGAGGACTTATTTAAAGAGTATCTGGAATCGAAATATTCGGATTTCCAGTTCCATTCACTGGAGGACTATGAGAAGCTGAGAAAAGTGAACCTGTCAAGGAGCAGATCCCAGTCGATATTTGTCCGAAAACAGCTGATGGACAATGTCCGGGAATATTCCAACGGGGAAAGCGCTTTTCGGTATTTCACGGAGAAGATAGAAAAAAATGGGCTTTATATTCTGGATGAGCCGGAAAACAGCCTTTCTCCAGAGAGGCAGATGGAACTGATGGCATTTCTGGAGGACTCTGCGCGTTTTTTTCAGTGCCAGTTCATCTTGTCTACTCATTCTCCGTTTTTGCTGTCCATGCGCGGGGCGAAGATATATGATCTGGATGAAAAACCAGTAAAAGTAAAGCGGTGGACAGAACTTAAGAATGTAAAAGCTTATTATGAGTTTTTTGAAGCGCACAGGAACGAGTTCAGGAAGGAAAGAAATATATGA
- a CDS encoding sporulation initiation factor Spo0A C-terminal domain-containing protein produces MKEIYKLMRSAGISQSYRGYQYFAAAVKMISEDETKLSNIRKEVYLPIAIRYKENIQNVERDIRTIRDVIVRDNKPFLKELAPGEPYDIKAPYPREIIEAFAEYVLQNRPIKKARE; encoded by the coding sequence ATGAAGGAGATTTATAAGTTGATGCGGTCCGCTGGAATATCCCAATCATACCGGGGATACCAATATTTCGCGGCCGCAGTCAAAATGATATCAGAGGATGAGACAAAACTGTCCAATATCCGAAAAGAAGTATATCTTCCCATAGCCATTCGGTATAAGGAAAATATACAAAACGTGGAACGGGATATCCGCACCATTCGTGATGTCATTGTGCGGGACAATAAACCTTTTCTTAAAGAACTAGCTCCAGGTGAGCCGTATGATATTAAGGCCCCTTATCCCAGAGAAATCATAGAGGCATTCGCCGAATATGTCCTGCAAAACCGCCCGATAAAGAAAGCCAGGGAATGA
- a CDS encoding nitroreductase family protein → MVEIKKETCIGCGACVRDCPGNALRMTDERAEVIRPCIQCGHCVAICPVNAVAIPEYDMEEVEAYERSTFAIDPVQYLHAVKFRRSIRNYKDIPLERDKVQRILDAGRYTATAKNQQACRFVFVQDRLPEFKELVWKEMPDIIGKLKEAAPDYARAFELFYRKYQRNPDEDTFFFNTPSFLVIAAPNPLDGGLAAANIENMAAAEGAGALYSGYMMRVLEAGVSLKAWLGIEGMPVACCMLLGYPNVRYRRTAPRRKADILWI, encoded by the coding sequence ATGGTTGAGATAAAGAAGGAAACTTGTATCGGCTGCGGGGCATGTGTCAGGGATTGCCCGGGAAATGCGCTGAGGATGACGGATGAAAGAGCAGAGGTCATCCGGCCCTGTATCCAATGCGGTCATTGTGTGGCTATATGTCCGGTTAATGCGGTTGCGATACCGGAGTACGATATGGAGGAAGTAGAAGCGTATGAAAGAAGTACTTTTGCCATAGATCCTGTGCAGTACCTTCATGCAGTGAAATTCCGGAGGAGCATCCGGAATTATAAAGACATTCCGCTGGAAAGAGATAAGGTTCAGAGGATACTGGATGCCGGGCGCTATACGGCTACGGCGAAGAACCAGCAGGCCTGCCGTTTTGTATTCGTTCAGGACCGCCTGCCGGAGTTTAAGGAGCTTGTGTGGAAGGAAATGCCGGATATCATAGGGAAACTCAAAGAAGCTGCTCCCGATTATGCCCGGGCGTTTGAGCTGTTCTACAGGAAGTACCAAAGGAATCCCGATGAGGACACCTTCTTTTTTAATACGCCCTCTTTTCTTGTCATTGCCGCCCCAAATCCTCTGGATGGCGGACTGGCTGCCGCGAATATTGAAAACATGGCCGCCGCGGAAGGGGCCGGAGCGCTGTACAGCGGCTACATGATGCGCGTGCTGGAAGCGGGAGTATCTTTAAAGGCTTGGCTCGGTATTGAAGGAATGCCGGTGGCCTGCTGTATGCTGCTTGGATATCCAAATGTCCGGTACAGGAGGACAGCTCCTAGAAGAAAAGCAGATATTCTCTGGATATAG
- the rsmH gene encoding 16S rRNA (cytosine(1402)-N(4))-methyltransferase RsmH gives MEDQAGKHVRRPRYRGTHPRTYKEKYKELQPEKYADTIAKVIQKGSTPAGMHISICVKEILEFLQIRPGQTGLDATLGYGGHAQEMLKCLEREGHLYALDIDKGESEKTRKRLELLGYGPDILTIRNMNFARLDEIAAESGPFDFILADLGVSSMQIDNPDRGFSYKYEGPLDLRLNPEKGVTAAERIKKISREELEGMLIENADEPYAEEIAKAVWEKKRTGLEISTTTELRQIIEEALAFIPAEKRKETVKKSCQRTFQALRIDVNHEYEALYEFLEKLPDALAPGGRAAILTFHSGEDRLVKKSFKAFQKKGVYREVSNEVIRPSAEECLRNSRAHSTKMRWAIKA, from the coding sequence ATGGAAGACCAGGCGGGAAAACACGTAAGGCGTCCCCGGTATCGGGGGACTCATCCCAGAACCTATAAAGAGAAATATAAAGAGCTTCAGCCGGAAAAATACGCAGATACCATAGCAAAGGTGATTCAGAAAGGGAGCACGCCGGCCGGCATGCACATTTCCATATGTGTTAAGGAGATATTAGAATTCCTGCAGATCAGGCCGGGACAGACCGGACTGGACGCTACGCTGGGGTACGGAGGGCATGCACAGGAGATGTTAAAATGTCTGGAGAGGGAAGGGCATCTGTACGCTTTGGATATAGACAAAGGCGAATCGGAAAAGACCAGGAAACGTCTGGAACTCCTGGGCTACGGACCGGATATCCTGACCATTCGGAATATGAATTTTGCCAGGCTGGATGAAATTGCCGCAGAGTCAGGGCCTTTTGATTTTATATTGGCCGATCTGGGGGTTTCTTCCATGCAGATAGACAACCCGGACAGAGGGTTCTCTTATAAATATGAAGGCCCTCTGGATCTGAGACTGAATCCGGAAAAGGGCGTCACTGCCGCAGAAAGGATAAAGAAGATTTCCCGAGAGGAACTGGAAGGTATGCTGATTGAAAATGCGGACGAGCCCTATGCAGAGGAAATAGCGAAAGCGGTTTGGGAAAAGAAAAGAACCGGATTGGAAATTTCTACGACCACGGAGCTTCGCCAGATCATTGAAGAAGCGCTGGCATTCATACCGGCGGAAAAGAGGAAAGAGACTGTAAAAAAATCCTGCCAAAGGACCTTCCAAGCCCTTCGAATTGACGTGAATCACGAATATGAAGCGCTGTATGAATTTTTGGAAAAGCTGCCGGACGCGTTGGCGCCAGGCGGACGAGCCGCCATATTGACCTTTCATTCAGGGGAGGACCGGCTTGTGAAAAAATCCTTTAAAGCTTTTCAGAAGAAGGGGGTTTACCGTGAAGTCTCCAATGAAGTCATCCGGCCGTCGGCGGAAGAATGTCTGAGAAACAGCAGGGCTCATTCAACGAAAATGAGATGGGCGATTAAGGCGTGA
- a CDS encoding DUF2089 domain-containing protein: MKKVISRCPVCSSELTVARLKCDSCDTVIENSFQLSKFDYLSDEELYFTETFIRCRGNIKEVEKELGISYPTVRSKLDAVIKKLGYETGGEAQTAKKEEILKALENGEITAEQAIAQLK; this comes from the coding sequence ATGAAAAAAGTCATCAGCCGCTGCCCAGTATGCAGCAGTGAGCTTACAGTGGCGAGGCTTAAGTGCGATTCCTGCGACACGGTAATTGAAAACAGTTTTCAGCTCAGCAAATTTGATTATCTTTCAGACGAGGAATTGTATTTTACAGAGACGTTTATCCGGTGCAGAGGAAATATCAAAGAGGTGGAGAAGGAACTTGGGATATCTTATCCGACGGTCCGCTCAAAACTGGATGCCGTGATCAAGAAGCTTGGCTATGAGACAGGGGGAGAGGCGCAGACAGCTAAGAAAGAGGAAATCCTGAAAGCCTTGGAAAACGGAGAGATAACGGCGGAGCAGGCCATCGCGCAGCTTAAATAA
- a CDS encoding TetR/AcrR family transcriptional regulator — MGTKGEQTKQLICSKAYRLFAEKGYKETTMQDICESTNLSRGGLYRHYGSTEQIFLEILSALMKDQQNEFSGKIQCGESAAKILDDALTRYEHEMLDSENSLSVAIYEFFSSPHISKSDNSIFYQYLASKKMWTELIEYGVQTGEFQDVDPEAVFDLIIFSYQGVRMYSRLMNIDKKLPQNITGQIKRLLLFKKEDIK; from the coding sequence ATGGGGACAAAAGGAGAACAAACGAAGCAGCTGATCTGTTCGAAAGCATACAGACTGTTCGCTGAAAAAGGATATAAAGAAACGACTATGCAGGATATCTGCGAGAGTACGAATCTAAGCCGCGGCGGTCTCTACCGACATTATGGAAGCACCGAACAAATTTTTTTGGAAATTTTATCTGCTCTTATGAAAGACCAGCAGAATGAATTTTCCGGAAAGATACAATGCGGCGAGTCTGCCGCAAAGATATTGGATGACGCCCTGACAAGATACGAACATGAAATGCTCGACTCCGAAAACTCTTTAAGCGTCGCCATATACGAATTTTTCAGCAGCCCTCATATATCCAAAAGCGATAATTCCATCTTTTATCAATATCTGGCCTCCAAAAAAATGTGGACGGAATTGATAGAGTACGGGGTTCAGACAGGAGAATTCCAAGATGTGGACCCAGAAGCCGTTTTTGATCTGATCATATTTTCCTACCAGGGAGTCCGGATGTACAGCCGTCTGATGAATATAGACAAAAAGCTGCCGCAAAACATAACCGGCCAGATCAAACGTTTATTGCTATTCAAAAAGGAGGATATAAAATGA
- a CDS encoding helix-turn-helix domain-containing protein — protein MGNNQSEKTGKFIYEMRKAQNLTQKDLAEKLDVTDKAISKWERGLSCPDISLLIPLSKILDVTTSELLNGEKKTVPQQEPTEATVEEALQYSSRSTRQKIEQIKKYTLVILSASFLIAAITCLICDFSITESLTWSPLVIVSLVFSWIVMLPFFQSKKKIAKKTFLIVSILTIPYLAVLAWLLKESMVFRLGACVSVISIAALWCIYGVFAKFRNRKLRALGITFLLAVPTSLGINYTVAYLIRQPKKNIAEDIVNILSLLICSIICFGIDYLMTQRKK, from the coding sequence ATGGGAAACAATCAAAGTGAAAAAACCGGAAAATTCATTTATGAAATGAGAAAAGCTCAGAATCTCACGCAAAAAGATCTGGCCGAGAAATTAGACGTAACAGACAAAGCAATATCTAAATGGGAACGAGGGCTGAGCTGTCCCGATATCTCTCTTTTGATACCTCTGTCTAAAATATTAGATGTGACGACGAGCGAACTATTAAACGGAGAAAAAAAAACCGTCCCTCAGCAGGAACCAACAGAAGCCACGGTAGAAGAGGCTCTTCAATACTCCAGCCGAAGCACCCGGCAGAAAATAGAACAGATAAAAAAGTATACGCTTGTCATCTTGTCCGCCTCTTTCCTAATCGCAGCCATCACTTGCCTGATCTGTGATTTCAGCATAACCGAGTCTCTGACGTGGTCGCCTCTTGTCATTGTCTCTTTGGTCTTCAGCTGGATAGTGATGCTGCCTTTCTTTCAGTCCAAAAAGAAAATCGCCAAGAAAACTTTTCTGATCGTCAGCATCCTGACCATCCCTTATCTGGCGGTTTTAGCATGGCTTTTAAAGGAATCCATGGTATTCAGGCTGGGAGCATGCGTTTCTGTCATCTCCATAGCTGCGCTGTGGTGTATATACGGCGTTTTTGCAAAGTTTCGGAACCGAAAGCTGCGTGCTCTGGGTATCACCTTTTTACTTGCCGTTCCCACGAGCCTGGGAATCAATTATACGGTCGCATATCTGATCAGACAGCCGAAAAAAAACATTGCGGAGGATATCGTAAATATCCTCTCTTTACTCATATGTTCCATAATTTGTTTTGGAATCGACTATCTCATGACACAGCGAAAAAAATAA
- the rfbD gene encoding dTDP-4-dehydrorhamnose reductase, with protein sequence MKVLVTGATGQLGHDIMKELKKQKIEAKGIGSADCDITDLKEVEKTVRAEKPDAVIHCAGYTAVDKAETEADKCSAINVDGTRNIVSVCKKENLKLMYVSTDYVFEGGGTSPWKTDDERCPVSVYGRSKYLGELEVEKALSRYFIVRISWIYGMNGRNFIKAILKLAETSPEIKVVSDQIGTPTYTVDIAKTMAEIIRTEKYGIYHVANEGYCSWYEFACEVFKQLGKEIKVVPVTSEEYGAKAKRPLNSRLDKSKLSENGFERLPSWEDALKRFLKEYNEA encoded by the coding sequence ATGAAAGTTTTGGTTACTGGGGCTACCGGCCAATTGGGCCATGATATCATGAAAGAGCTGAAAAAACAGAAGATTGAGGCAAAGGGAATAGGATCGGCGGACTGTGACATAACGGACCTGAAGGAAGTGGAAAAGACAGTTCGGGCCGAGAAGCCGGACGCCGTTATACATTGTGCCGGCTACACGGCAGTTGATAAGGCGGAAACGGAGGCGGATAAGTGCAGCGCCATAAATGTAGATGGAACGAGGAATATTGTATCAGTCTGCAAAAAAGAGAATCTTAAGCTGATGTATGTAAGCACCGATTATGTCTTTGAGGGAGGCGGTACATCTCCCTGGAAAACAGATGATGAACGGTGCCCGGTCAGCGTTTATGGAAGAAGCAAATATCTGGGTGAGCTGGAAGTGGAAAAGGCTCTTTCCAGGTATTTTATCGTGAGGATATCCTGGATATACGGTATGAACGGGAGGAATTTCATCAAAGCGATATTAAAGCTTGCGGAAACGAGTCCTGAGATCAAGGTTGTCTCAGATCAGATAGGGACGCCCACATATACTGTGGACATAGCCAAGACTATGGCTGAAATCATACGGACGGAAAAGTACGGAATATATCATGTGGCAAATGAAGGGTATTGCTCCTGGTATGAATTTGCGTGTGAAGTGTTTAAACAACTGGGAAAAGAGATAAAGGTCGTCCCCGTTACCAGCGAAGAATATGGAGCAAAGGCAAAAAGGCCTTTAAACAGCAGGCTGGATAAGAGTAAATTGTCAGAAAACGGTTTTGAGAGGCTGCCCAGCTGGGAAGATGCACTTAAGAGATTCTTGAAGGAATACAATGAGGCCTGA
- a CDS encoding nucleoside phosphorylase yields MNTVFYKERQSAASFINPTDLTKPSKGFPEICISTFSKQIIDKFAGLNGVEVIAHLYTANGANPIYKITYGGKEIAFYLSLVGAPASVCGLEEVIALGARKFVFFGCCGILDDGAVNGRLIIPSAAIREEGTSYHYLPPNDEIESDPETNRILEDCLKKCGYSYVTGKIWTTDAIYRETPDAIQTYKNLGCVGVDMEYSALLAVSKYRSVRFAQFFYGADNLDGEEWQPRDLTDYGLHHSEKYLALALECGLAL; encoded by the coding sequence ATGAATACTGTATTTTACAAGGAACGGCAGTCTGCCGCGTCTTTCATTAACCCGACGGATCTCACAAAACCGTCCAAGGGTTTTCCAGAAATCTGCATATCCACCTTCTCCAAGCAAATCATTGATAAATTTGCCGGCCTGAACGGCGTAGAGGTCATCGCGCATCTGTATACCGCCAATGGGGCGAATCCAATTTATAAAATCACGTATGGCGGAAAAGAAATCGCTTTTTATCTTTCTTTGGTGGGGGCGCCGGCCAGTGTCTGCGGCCTGGAAGAAGTGATCGCCCTGGGCGCCCGGAAATTCGTATTCTTCGGATGCTGCGGAATTCTGGACGACGGCGCCGTCAACGGCCGCCTCATCATTCCCTCCGCCGCCATAAGAGAGGAAGGAACCAGCTACCACTATCTGCCCCCAAACGATGAGATTGAATCCGACCCGGAAACGAACCGGATCCTAGAAGACTGCCTGAAAAAATGCGGATACTCCTATGTTACAGGTAAAATATGGACTACCGACGCCATATACCGGGAAACGCCGGATGCGATCCAAACCTATAAAAATCTGGGATGTGTGGGCGTCGACATGGAATATTCCGCACTGCTGGCAGTCTCTAAATACCGTAGCGTCCGGTTTGCCCAATTCTTTTACGGCGCGGACAATCTGGACGGCGAAGAATGGCAGCCCCGGGATCTGACGGACTACGGACTGCATCATTCAGAAAAATATCTGGCTTTGGCACTGGAATGCGGACTGGCACTTTAA
- a CDS encoding SHOCT-like domain-containing protein, protein MDETLRILKMVEEGTITAEQGAELLSAINADMPVQQTQIIKSSYDKKMFRVIVDSTSGDKVRVQFPVGAIKKILKVTGKLPIPEKDLQGVDLSSMMDAISECLDDEIEGDFVSVEAADGTTVRVFVDK, encoded by the coding sequence ATGGATGAGACATTGAGGATTTTAAAAATGGTTGAAGAAGGAACGATAACGGCGGAACAGGGAGCAGAGCTTTTGTCCGCCATAAACGCAGATATGCCGGTACAGCAGACTCAGATCATAAAGAGCAGCTATGACAAAAAAATGTTTCGGGTGATTGTAGACAGTACTTCCGGGGACAAGGTGAGAGTACAGTTTCCGGTAGGCGCCATCAAAAAGATTTTGAAAGTGACGGGGAAGCTCCCCATACCGGAAAAGGATCTGCAAGGTGTTGACCTCTCCAGTATGATGGACGCCATTTCAGAGTGTCTGGACGACGAGATTGAAGGAGATTTTGTCAGCGTGGAAGCGGCAGACGGAACAACGGTGAGGGTATTTGTTGACAAGTAG